The following proteins are co-located in the Ostrinia nubilalis chromosome 22, ilOstNubi1.1, whole genome shotgun sequence genome:
- the LOC135082617 gene encoding heat shock protein beta-6-like, translating to MAENILQKSHNFNIPVQRTDLSSFDDAFSSLKERFEAEMRRVDEEMTRFSTNLMYFYDQTPTGQLNISSQTALPSAVNPEMLTNSPLVEGEGDSKTLKLQFDVSQFTPNEVAVKILDNVLMVTAIHEEKTDSSTVYREYHREFFLPRGIDKEAIVSSLSRDGVLTIQTPMPPLLALIDRSAPKSTEVKK from the exons ATGGCGGAGAATATACTGCAGAAAAGCCATAATTTCAATATCCCAGTGCAGAGAACGGATCTGTCCAGTTTTGATGACGCCTTCTCATCTCTGAAGGAACGGTTTGAGGCCGAAATGCGGAGGGTGGATGAAGAGATGACGAGGTTCAG CACCAACCTGATGTACTTCTACGACCAGACCCCGACTGGCCAGCTGAACATATCCTCGCAGACAGCGCTGCCCTCCGCTGTCAATCCTGAGATGCTGACCAACTCACCGCTTGTGGAGGGGGAGGGGGATTCCAAGACTTTGAAGCTGCAGTTTGATGTCAGCCAGTTTACTCCTAATGAA GTGGCAGTCAAAATACTGGATAACGTGCTGATGGTGACAGCGATTCACGAGGAGAAGACAGACAGCAGCACAGTCTACAGGGAGTACCATAGAGAATTCTTCCTCCCTCGGGGCATAGACAAGGAGGCCATAGTGTCATCGCTCTCTCGAGACGGTGTGCTTACCATACAGACTCCTATGCCTCCATTATTGGCTTTAATTGATAGATCAGCGCCGAAAAGTACTGAAGTAAAAAAGTGA